A window from Salminus brasiliensis chromosome 7, fSalBra1.hap2, whole genome shotgun sequence encodes these proteins:
- the tnrc6c2 gene encoding trinucleotide repeat-containing gene 6C protein isoform X2: MEKKKKSEEKSKKDSAQKKVAEQKTKVPDSAKASPPPVQSLSIPSSSSSSSNGSRSPCSLQQLQPPQCVPRFPPREVPPRFRHHEHKQLLKRGQPLPTAANSLSSSACTPPPNTQTNEHLSVLPHQSGQGAQDENSLWGVPTTSSSSTCWDQVIIDKKDTEAWPSIFQSNSQSIECTLDADTPKVVSSSMSMSMATGASQHSHYPISKASINHPSNMVSSQGGPNRGWPSEVKTDLSMGSRGQSSWGPSNLNLNPSANPAAWPVLGHEAPVMGSGPGGMGGSSLPPSMCGPGGVAPVHGASGSGNSGCANGNLVGDCAWGNPDTPEQHQSPPSMSFSLEPSKLKTNGPNTKAEPMSPVNSWRGTLSQSPTDQSGGTSVWENGDGKGGESKDSGWESGGVSSWGHGGGSTGWGEWNKQSSTEGTGWDANNGPTQEPMSSWGTDAPASEGSRGSSEGHSRGRERSSSMDFPLLPRQDLDPRVLCNSGWGQTPVRQHTVWEMEENSDMKDEGSTEAWGSSSNAPSTGSAPPPPGCVNPNLNAPPRMDSGTKNAPAPSRGMPTPGWGGPVPPTTQPSTGWGEPPANKKVSNGSVGNWGEPMPDGPSANGSSSQSWGSEEKAPSWEDGAQSKSQGWGDGPSASSGWGSSASGNGGEWGEPSDGRKNGSGSSSWDGDGGNWKEPQRGWGKAPSASSGSWGDSQRSNGPVQGWGSKPQESNNGSGGVGSMGSWVGKNSVKQGGSGWGSAGRPDTGDEATGWEEPSPSSIRRKMEIDDGTSTWGDPSTYRTCINMWDRNNPGSHPGNSNNNSSSSSSSSNNNNHTAPSNNNHHHHHPHHSQGPTQNHSNGNSNGSPNQPHNRMPMVNPGWGELPNVQTKSESSSWGEPPSSSPSVDNGTAAWGKPPRGSGGWGENCHESTGPYSRGNAPSGSGPCKPAPKSMQDSWGSGGEEMGISSSQWDNEDGDMWTSPTSQDSSSSCSSWNQSKKGLQKGKVSTKQDEVWIMNRLIKQLTDMGFPRDPAEEALRSNNMNLDQAMSALLEKKSEGDKRGMSMADYSSGMNKPLVCRPPNLSKDPSLDRAPFLDKDGGLSDDTPSSPFLPSPGLKLPLTNSSLPSHGLGGVSPGLAMQNLNNRQMNGMFGSNGAAQARALQQQAPPPQPPVPPLSSAQPNLRAQVPQFLSPQVQAQLLQFAAKNIGLNPALLTSPINPQQMTLLYQLQQLQMAYQRLQIQQQMMQAQRNVSGPIRQQEQQVARTINNMQQQIQQHQRQLAQALLMKQQQAPPTPSHSSLHPSLAKPNLDVFPGNPQASGLSISDLQTKEPQSSPSSFSPYSLSGLNGNVGVGCMDVGGLALKDTPPQPQSRLSQWTHASSMDSLTTSTPHMETSLSKHGTAASTHVTDNKQTMEDSFSPYNLLSSSQSPSSPLVAPESWAQGKSPNEKMSNGTNISWPPEFCPGVPWKGLQNIDPEADPNMTPGSVSGGPTINTNIQDVNRYLLRDRNGGKLLDMKSTWSAGPISHTQASMSHDLWKVAPGGRTSTAPSRPPPGLTNTKTSQSWTSGSLGLGQGWSSSYSSEGTAWSSDSSSRTSSWLVLRNLTPQIDGSTLRTLCMQHGPLITFHLSLPQGNALMRYSSKEEAAKAQKSLHMCVLGNTTILAEFAGEEEVTRFFAQGQTHPPNSSWQGNAAPGSNQQRLGNHWASGGTAGTKTVNNPGTGGSGNGADLLWGGVQQYSSLWGPSNGEETRVMGSPIPINTLLPGDLLSGENM, translated from the exons TGCTTCCCCATCAGAGTGGTCAGGGAGCCCAGGATGAAAATTCCCTTTGGGGCGTCCcaaccaccagcagcagcagcacctgtTGGGATCAAGTGATTATTGACAAAAAAGACACTGAAGCTTGGCCTTCCATTTTTCAAAGCAACAGTCAGTCAATAGAATGTACTTTGGATGCTGACACACCAAAGGTTGTCAGTAGCAGCATGAGTATGAGTATGGCTACAGGAGCTAGCCAACATAGTCACTACCCAATCAGCAAAGCCAGCATTAATCATCCTTCAAATATGGTCTCCAGTCAGGGTGGACCTAACCGAGGATGGCCCTCTGAGGTAAAGACTGATTTGTCAATGGGCAGCAGGGGCCAGTCCAGTTGGGGCCCttctaatctaaacctaaaccccaGTGCTAACCCTGCTGCCTGGCCTGTACTTGGACATGAAGCCCCAGTGATGGGGTCAGGGCCAGGTGGTATGGGTGGGAgttcactccctccctccatgTGTGGGCCAGGTGGTGTTGCGCCTGTTCATGGCGCCAGTGGAAGTGGCAACAGTGGATGTGCCAATGGAAACCTTGTAGGAGACTGTGCTTGGGGCAATCCAGACACCCCAGAGCAGCACCAGTCTCCACCAAGCATGTCTTTTAGCCTGGAGCCCTCCAAGCTTAAAACTAATGGACCAAACACTAAGGCAGAGCCAATGAGCCCTGTGAACAGTTGGAGGGGGACCCTGAGTCAGTCTCCTACTGATCAAAGTGGTGGAACTTCTGTCTGGGAAAATGGAGATGGAAAGGGTGGAGAATCAAAAGACTCAGGCTGGGAATCTGGTGGAGTCTCGTCTTGGGGTCACGGAGGAGGAAGTACAGGCTGGGGCGAATGGAACAAGCAGTCAAGCACTGAAGGTACAGGGTGGGATGCCAACAATGGACCCACTCAGGAGCCAATGAGTTCCTGGGGCACTGATGCACCAGCCAGTGAAGGCAGCAGGGGCAGCAGCGAGGGACACTCACGAGGAAGAGAAAGGTCCTCCAGCATGGATTTTCCACTTCTGCCAAGGCAGGACTTAGACCCTCGTGtgctctgcaactctggctggggACAAACCCCAGTCCGTCAGCACACGGTGTGGGAAATGGAAGAAAATTCTGACATGAAAGATGAAGGAAGCACTGAAGCCTGGGGTTCTTCCTCTAATGCACCTTCAACTGGATCTGCACCTCCTCCTCCAGGATGTGTCAATCCTAACCTAAATGCGCCACCTAGGATGGACTCTGGGACCAAGAACGCCCCAGCACCTTCTCGAGGTATGCCTACCCCAGGCTGGGGAGGGCCAGTCCCACCCACCACTCAGCCAAGCACTGGATGGGGTGAGCCACCTGCTAACAAGAAGGTGTCCAATGGATCAGTTGGTAATTGGGGTGAGCCAATGCCAGATGGCCCCAGCGCTAATGGCTCCAGTAGCCAGTCTTGGGGTTCAGAGGAAAAAGCACCCAGTTGGGAAGATGGTGCGCAATCCAAATCACAAGGCTGGGGAGATGGACCTAGTGCTTCTTCAGGCTGGGGAAGTAGTGCAAGTGGAAATGGTGGAGAATGGGGTGAGCCTTCAGATGGAAGGAAGAATGGCTCTGGGAGCTCTTCCTGGGATGGAGATGGAGGAAACTGGAAGGAACCTCAGAGAGGCTGGGGCAAAGCACCCTCGGCATCAAGTGGAAGTTGGGGAGACTCCCAGCGCTCCAATGGTCCTGTGCAGGGTTGGGGTAGCAAACCTCAAGAATCCAACAATGGCAGTGGTGGGGTTGGAAGCATGGGTTCCTGGGTTGGAAAAAACTCTGTGAAGCAAGGTGGTTCTGGCTGGGGGTCTGCAGGTAGGCCGGACACAGGAGATGAGGCTACAGGCTGGGAAGAGCCTTCTCCTTCCTCGATCCGCCGCAAAATGGAGATTGACGATGGAACCTCCACCTGGGGAGATCCGAGTACATATAGAACGTGCATCAACATGTGGGACAGGAATAATCCTGGTTCCCATCCAGGTAAcagtaacaacaacagcagcagcagcagcagcagcagcaacaacaacaaccacacaGCCCCTAGCAACAacaatcaccatcaccatcaccctcaccaCAGCCAGGGTCCAACTCAGAATCACTCCAATGGCAACAGCAACGGTTCACCCAACCAGCCTCACAACAGAATGCCAATGGTGAACCCAG GTTGGGGTGAGTTGCCCAATGTGCAGACCAAGTCAGAGTCTTCATCCTGGGGGGAGCCTCCCTCCTCCAGCCCTTCAGTGGATAACGGTACTGCCGCCTGGGGGAAACCACCCAGAGGATCCGGGGGCTGGGGAGAGAACTGCCATGAATCCACTGGACCTTACAGCAGGGGCAACGCACCCTCTGGCTCAGGGCCCTGCAAACCAG CCCCCAAATCTATGCAAGACAGCTGGGGGTCCGGAGGGGAGGAGATGGGCATAAGCAGCAGCCAGTGGGACAATGAGGATGGGGATATGTGGACCAGCCCCACCTCCCAGGACAGCAGCTCGTCCTGTAGTTCCTGGAACCAGTCCAAGAAGGGTCTACAGAAG GGAAAAGTATCCACCAAGCAGGATGAAGTCTGGATCATGAATCGACTTATCAAACAGCTCACAGATATGGGATTCCCT AGGGACCCTGCAGAAGAGGCACTTAGAAGTAACAACATGAATCTGGACCAGGCTATGA GCGCACTGCTGGAGAAGAAAAGCGAAGGCGACAAGCGAGGGATGAGTATGGCTGATTACAGCAGCGGCATGAATAAGCCCCTGGTGTGCCGTCCTCCGAACCTGTCCAAAGACCCCTCTCTGGACCGAGCCCCCTTCCTGGACAAG GATGGCGGGTTGTCAGACGACACACCATCCTCACCGTTCCTGCCTTCTCCTGGCCTCAAGCTCCCGTTGACCAATAGCAGCCTTCCCAGCCATGGACTGGGCGGGGTCTCCCCAGGACTGGCCATGCAAAACTTGAACAACAGACAG ATGAATGGAATGTTTGGCAGTAACGGAGCAGCACAAGCTCGGGCTCTGCAGCAgcaggctccgccccctcagccGCCAGTGCCGCCTCTTAGCTCCGCCCAGCCTAATCTACGTGCTCAAGTGCCTCAGTTTCTCTCCCCTCAG gttCAAGCACAGCTCTTGCAGTTTGCAGCAAAAAACATTGGTCTGAATCCTGCACTTTTAACCTCACCAATAAATCCTCAACAAATGACCCTGCTGTACCAGCTCCAACAGCTACAGATG GCATACCAGCGTTTGCAGATTCAGCAGCAGATGATGCAGGCTCAGCGAAATGTTTCTGGTCCCATCAGACAACAGGAGCAGCAA gttgcACGCACAATCAATAACATGCAGCAGCAAATCCAGCAGCACCAGAGGCAGCTGGCCCAGGCCCTGCTGATGAAGCAGCAACAGGCCCCACCCACCCCGTCCCACAGCAGCCTGCATCCCAGCCTCGCCAAGCCGAACCTGGACGTCTTCCCAGGAAACCCTCAGGCTTCAGGCCTGTCCATCTCGGACCTGCAGACCAAAGAGCCGCAGAGTTCTCCCAGTTCCTTCAGTCCCTACTCTCTCT CTGGTTTGAATGGTAATGTGGGTGTAGGCTGTATGGATGTAGGTGGTTTGGCACTGAAGGACACTCCACCCCAGCCTCAGTCTCGTCTGTCCCAGTGGACTCACGCCAGCAGCATGGACTCCCTCACCACCTCCACACCTCACATGGAGACCAGCCTCAGCAAGCATG GTACTGCAGCCTCGACCCATGTGACCGACAATAAGCAGACGATGGAAGACTCTTTCAGCCCATATAACCTCCTGTCCAGCTCACAATCCCCAAGCAGCCCCCTGGTGGCACCAGAGAGCTGGGCACAGGGCAAGAGCCCCAATGAGAAAATGTCAAATGGGACTAACATCAGCTGGCCTCCAG AGTTTTGTCCAGGAGTTCCATGGAAGGGTCTGCAGAACATTGACCCAGAGGCTGACCCCAACATGACTCCAGGAAGTGTTTCTGGAGGCCCCACCATCAACACCAACATTCAGGATGTCAACCGCTACCTTCTGCGGGACAGGAACGGAG GTAAGCTTCTTGACATGAAGTCCACCTGGTCAGCAGGTcccatttcacacacacaggcgtCAATGTCCCACGACCTCTGGAAGGTTGCTCCAGGAGGTCGGACTTCCACGGCACCATCTCGCCCTCCGCCAGGCCTCACCAACACCAAAACTTCTCAGAGCTGGACATCTGGATCACTGGGCCTCGGCCAGGGCTGGAGCAGCTCCTACTCATCAG aGGGAACTGCTTGGAGCTCAGACAGTTCCAGTAGGACCAGCAGCTGGCTTGTTCTGCGAAACCTGACCCCTCAG ATCGATGGGTCCACTCTGAGGACGCTGTGCATGCAGCATGGTCCTCTCATCACCTTCCACCTCAGCCTGCCGCAGGGTAACGCGCTGATGCGCTACAGCTCCAAAGAGGAAGCAGCCAAGGCGCAAAAGTCCCTGCACAT GTGTGTTCTCGGTAACACCACCATCCTGGCAGAGTTTGCCGGAGAGGAGGAAGTGACCCGTTTTTTTGCCCAGGGTCAGACCCATCCACCCAACAGCAGCTGGCAGGGCAACGCTGCCCCTGGATCCAACCAGCAGCGCCTGGGAAACCACTGGGCCAGTGGAGGAACAGCAGGCACCAAGACAGTCAACAACCCGGGCACTGGGGGTAGCGGAAACGGAGCGGACCTGCTGTGGGGCGGCGTTCAGCAGTACTCAAGTTTATGGGGTCCCTCTAATGGAGAGGAGACCAGGGTCATGGGGAGCCCAATCCCAATCAACACATTGCTGCCTGGAGACCTGCTGAGTGGAGAGAACATGTAG
- the tnrc6c2 gene encoding trinucleotide repeat-containing gene 6C protein isoform X1, giving the protein MEKKKKSEEKSKKDSAQKKVAEQKTKVPDSAKASPPPVQSLSIPSSSSSSSNGSRSPCSLQQLQPPQCVPRFPPREVPPRFRHHEHKQLLKRGQPLPTAANSLSSSACTPPPNTQTNEHLSVLPHQSGQGAQDENSLWGVPTTSSSSTCWDQVIIDKKDTEAWPSIFQSNSQSIECTLDADTPKVVSSSMSMSMATGASQHSHYPISKASINHPSNMVSSQGGPNRGWPSEVKTDLSMGSRGQSSWGPSNLNLNPSANPAAWPVLGHEAPVMGSGPGGMGGSSLPPSMCGPGGVAPVHGASGSGNSGCANGNLVGDCAWGNPDTPEQHQSPPSMSFSLEPSKLKTNGPNTKAEPMSPVNSWRGTLSQSPTDQSGGTSVWENGDGKGGESKDSGWESGGVSSWGHGGGSTGWGEWNKQSSTEGTGWDANNGPTQEPMSSWGTDAPASEGSRGSSEGHSRGRERSSSMDFPLLPRQDLDPRVLCNSGWGQTPVRQHTVWEMEENSDMKDEGSTEAWGSSSNAPSTGSAPPPPGCVNPNLNAPPRMDSGTKNAPAPSRGMPTPGWGGPVPPTTQPSTGWGEPPANKKVSNGSVGNWGEPMPDGPSANGSSSQSWGSEEKAPSWEDGAQSKSQGWGDGPSASSGWGSSASGNGGEWGEPSDGRKNGSGSSSWDGDGGNWKEPQRGWGKAPSASSGSWGDSQRSNGPVQGWGSKPQESNNGSGGVGSMGSWVGKNSVKQGGSGWGSAGRPDTGDEATGWEEPSPSSIRRKMEIDDGTSTWGDPSTYRTCINMWDRNNPGSHPGNSNNNSSSSSSSSNNNNHTAPSNNNHHHHHPHHSQGPTQNHSNGNSNGSPNQPHNRMPMVNPGKKGWGELPNVQTKSESSSWGEPPSSSPSVDNGTAAWGKPPRGSGGWGENCHESTGPYSRGNAPSGSGPCKPAPKSMQDSWGSGGEEMGISSSQWDNEDGDMWTSPTSQDSSSSCSSWNQSKKGLQKGKVSTKQDEVWIMNRLIKQLTDMGFPRDPAEEALRSNNMNLDQAMSALLEKKSEGDKRGMSMADYSSGMNKPLVCRPPNLSKDPSLDRAPFLDKDGGLSDDTPSSPFLPSPGLKLPLTNSSLPSHGLGGVSPGLAMQNLNNRQMNGMFGSNGAAQARALQQQAPPPQPPVPPLSSAQPNLRAQVPQFLSPQVQAQLLQFAAKNIGLNPALLTSPINPQQMTLLYQLQQLQMAYQRLQIQQQMMQAQRNVSGPIRQQEQQVARTINNMQQQIQQHQRQLAQALLMKQQQAPPTPSHSSLHPSLAKPNLDVFPGNPQASGLSISDLQTKEPQSSPSSFSPYSLSGLNGNVGVGCMDVGGLALKDTPPQPQSRLSQWTHASSMDSLTTSTPHMETSLSKHGTAASTHVTDNKQTMEDSFSPYNLLSSSQSPSSPLVAPESWAQGKSPNEKMSNGTNISWPPEFCPGVPWKGLQNIDPEADPNMTPGSVSGGPTINTNIQDVNRYLLRDRNGGKLLDMKSTWSAGPISHTQASMSHDLWKVAPGGRTSTAPSRPPPGLTNTKTSQSWTSGSLGLGQGWSSSYSSEGTAWSSDSSSRTSSWLVLRNLTPQIDGSTLRTLCMQHGPLITFHLSLPQGNALMRYSSKEEAAKAQKSLHMCVLGNTTILAEFAGEEEVTRFFAQGQTHPPNSSWQGNAAPGSNQQRLGNHWASGGTAGTKTVNNPGTGGSGNGADLLWGGVQQYSSLWGPSNGEETRVMGSPIPINTLLPGDLLSGENM; this is encoded by the exons TGCTTCCCCATCAGAGTGGTCAGGGAGCCCAGGATGAAAATTCCCTTTGGGGCGTCCcaaccaccagcagcagcagcacctgtTGGGATCAAGTGATTATTGACAAAAAAGACACTGAAGCTTGGCCTTCCATTTTTCAAAGCAACAGTCAGTCAATAGAATGTACTTTGGATGCTGACACACCAAAGGTTGTCAGTAGCAGCATGAGTATGAGTATGGCTACAGGAGCTAGCCAACATAGTCACTACCCAATCAGCAAAGCCAGCATTAATCATCCTTCAAATATGGTCTCCAGTCAGGGTGGACCTAACCGAGGATGGCCCTCTGAGGTAAAGACTGATTTGTCAATGGGCAGCAGGGGCCAGTCCAGTTGGGGCCCttctaatctaaacctaaaccccaGTGCTAACCCTGCTGCCTGGCCTGTACTTGGACATGAAGCCCCAGTGATGGGGTCAGGGCCAGGTGGTATGGGTGGGAgttcactccctccctccatgTGTGGGCCAGGTGGTGTTGCGCCTGTTCATGGCGCCAGTGGAAGTGGCAACAGTGGATGTGCCAATGGAAACCTTGTAGGAGACTGTGCTTGGGGCAATCCAGACACCCCAGAGCAGCACCAGTCTCCACCAAGCATGTCTTTTAGCCTGGAGCCCTCCAAGCTTAAAACTAATGGACCAAACACTAAGGCAGAGCCAATGAGCCCTGTGAACAGTTGGAGGGGGACCCTGAGTCAGTCTCCTACTGATCAAAGTGGTGGAACTTCTGTCTGGGAAAATGGAGATGGAAAGGGTGGAGAATCAAAAGACTCAGGCTGGGAATCTGGTGGAGTCTCGTCTTGGGGTCACGGAGGAGGAAGTACAGGCTGGGGCGAATGGAACAAGCAGTCAAGCACTGAAGGTACAGGGTGGGATGCCAACAATGGACCCACTCAGGAGCCAATGAGTTCCTGGGGCACTGATGCACCAGCCAGTGAAGGCAGCAGGGGCAGCAGCGAGGGACACTCACGAGGAAGAGAAAGGTCCTCCAGCATGGATTTTCCACTTCTGCCAAGGCAGGACTTAGACCCTCGTGtgctctgcaactctggctggggACAAACCCCAGTCCGTCAGCACACGGTGTGGGAAATGGAAGAAAATTCTGACATGAAAGATGAAGGAAGCACTGAAGCCTGGGGTTCTTCCTCTAATGCACCTTCAACTGGATCTGCACCTCCTCCTCCAGGATGTGTCAATCCTAACCTAAATGCGCCACCTAGGATGGACTCTGGGACCAAGAACGCCCCAGCACCTTCTCGAGGTATGCCTACCCCAGGCTGGGGAGGGCCAGTCCCACCCACCACTCAGCCAAGCACTGGATGGGGTGAGCCACCTGCTAACAAGAAGGTGTCCAATGGATCAGTTGGTAATTGGGGTGAGCCAATGCCAGATGGCCCCAGCGCTAATGGCTCCAGTAGCCAGTCTTGGGGTTCAGAGGAAAAAGCACCCAGTTGGGAAGATGGTGCGCAATCCAAATCACAAGGCTGGGGAGATGGACCTAGTGCTTCTTCAGGCTGGGGAAGTAGTGCAAGTGGAAATGGTGGAGAATGGGGTGAGCCTTCAGATGGAAGGAAGAATGGCTCTGGGAGCTCTTCCTGGGATGGAGATGGAGGAAACTGGAAGGAACCTCAGAGAGGCTGGGGCAAAGCACCCTCGGCATCAAGTGGAAGTTGGGGAGACTCCCAGCGCTCCAATGGTCCTGTGCAGGGTTGGGGTAGCAAACCTCAAGAATCCAACAATGGCAGTGGTGGGGTTGGAAGCATGGGTTCCTGGGTTGGAAAAAACTCTGTGAAGCAAGGTGGTTCTGGCTGGGGGTCTGCAGGTAGGCCGGACACAGGAGATGAGGCTACAGGCTGGGAAGAGCCTTCTCCTTCCTCGATCCGCCGCAAAATGGAGATTGACGATGGAACCTCCACCTGGGGAGATCCGAGTACATATAGAACGTGCATCAACATGTGGGACAGGAATAATCCTGGTTCCCATCCAGGTAAcagtaacaacaacagcagcagcagcagcagcagcagcaacaacaacaaccacacaGCCCCTAGCAACAacaatcaccatcaccatcaccctcaccaCAGCCAGGGTCCAACTCAGAATCACTCCAATGGCAACAGCAACGGTTCACCCAACCAGCCTCACAACAGAATGCCAATGGTGAACCCAGGTAAGAAAG GTTGGGGTGAGTTGCCCAATGTGCAGACCAAGTCAGAGTCTTCATCCTGGGGGGAGCCTCCCTCCTCCAGCCCTTCAGTGGATAACGGTACTGCCGCCTGGGGGAAACCACCCAGAGGATCCGGGGGCTGGGGAGAGAACTGCCATGAATCCACTGGACCTTACAGCAGGGGCAACGCACCCTCTGGCTCAGGGCCCTGCAAACCAG CCCCCAAATCTATGCAAGACAGCTGGGGGTCCGGAGGGGAGGAGATGGGCATAAGCAGCAGCCAGTGGGACAATGAGGATGGGGATATGTGGACCAGCCCCACCTCCCAGGACAGCAGCTCGTCCTGTAGTTCCTGGAACCAGTCCAAGAAGGGTCTACAGAAG GGAAAAGTATCCACCAAGCAGGATGAAGTCTGGATCATGAATCGACTTATCAAACAGCTCACAGATATGGGATTCCCT AGGGACCCTGCAGAAGAGGCACTTAGAAGTAACAACATGAATCTGGACCAGGCTATGA GCGCACTGCTGGAGAAGAAAAGCGAAGGCGACAAGCGAGGGATGAGTATGGCTGATTACAGCAGCGGCATGAATAAGCCCCTGGTGTGCCGTCCTCCGAACCTGTCCAAAGACCCCTCTCTGGACCGAGCCCCCTTCCTGGACAAG GATGGCGGGTTGTCAGACGACACACCATCCTCACCGTTCCTGCCTTCTCCTGGCCTCAAGCTCCCGTTGACCAATAGCAGCCTTCCCAGCCATGGACTGGGCGGGGTCTCCCCAGGACTGGCCATGCAAAACTTGAACAACAGACAG ATGAATGGAATGTTTGGCAGTAACGGAGCAGCACAAGCTCGGGCTCTGCAGCAgcaggctccgccccctcagccGCCAGTGCCGCCTCTTAGCTCCGCCCAGCCTAATCTACGTGCTCAAGTGCCTCAGTTTCTCTCCCCTCAG gttCAAGCACAGCTCTTGCAGTTTGCAGCAAAAAACATTGGTCTGAATCCTGCACTTTTAACCTCACCAATAAATCCTCAACAAATGACCCTGCTGTACCAGCTCCAACAGCTACAGATG GCATACCAGCGTTTGCAGATTCAGCAGCAGATGATGCAGGCTCAGCGAAATGTTTCTGGTCCCATCAGACAACAGGAGCAGCAA gttgcACGCACAATCAATAACATGCAGCAGCAAATCCAGCAGCACCAGAGGCAGCTGGCCCAGGCCCTGCTGATGAAGCAGCAACAGGCCCCACCCACCCCGTCCCACAGCAGCCTGCATCCCAGCCTCGCCAAGCCGAACCTGGACGTCTTCCCAGGAAACCCTCAGGCTTCAGGCCTGTCCATCTCGGACCTGCAGACCAAAGAGCCGCAGAGTTCTCCCAGTTCCTTCAGTCCCTACTCTCTCT CTGGTTTGAATGGTAATGTGGGTGTAGGCTGTATGGATGTAGGTGGTTTGGCACTGAAGGACACTCCACCCCAGCCTCAGTCTCGTCTGTCCCAGTGGACTCACGCCAGCAGCATGGACTCCCTCACCACCTCCACACCTCACATGGAGACCAGCCTCAGCAAGCATG GTACTGCAGCCTCGACCCATGTGACCGACAATAAGCAGACGATGGAAGACTCTTTCAGCCCATATAACCTCCTGTCCAGCTCACAATCCCCAAGCAGCCCCCTGGTGGCACCAGAGAGCTGGGCACAGGGCAAGAGCCCCAATGAGAAAATGTCAAATGGGACTAACATCAGCTGGCCTCCAG AGTTTTGTCCAGGAGTTCCATGGAAGGGTCTGCAGAACATTGACCCAGAGGCTGACCCCAACATGACTCCAGGAAGTGTTTCTGGAGGCCCCACCATCAACACCAACATTCAGGATGTCAACCGCTACCTTCTGCGGGACAGGAACGGAG GTAAGCTTCTTGACATGAAGTCCACCTGGTCAGCAGGTcccatttcacacacacaggcgtCAATGTCCCACGACCTCTGGAAGGTTGCTCCAGGAGGTCGGACTTCCACGGCACCATCTCGCCCTCCGCCAGGCCTCACCAACACCAAAACTTCTCAGAGCTGGACATCTGGATCACTGGGCCTCGGCCAGGGCTGGAGCAGCTCCTACTCATCAG aGGGAACTGCTTGGAGCTCAGACAGTTCCAGTAGGACCAGCAGCTGGCTTGTTCTGCGAAACCTGACCCCTCAG ATCGATGGGTCCACTCTGAGGACGCTGTGCATGCAGCATGGTCCTCTCATCACCTTCCACCTCAGCCTGCCGCAGGGTAACGCGCTGATGCGCTACAGCTCCAAAGAGGAAGCAGCCAAGGCGCAAAAGTCCCTGCACAT GTGTGTTCTCGGTAACACCACCATCCTGGCAGAGTTTGCCGGAGAGGAGGAAGTGACCCGTTTTTTTGCCCAGGGTCAGACCCATCCACCCAACAGCAGCTGGCAGGGCAACGCTGCCCCTGGATCCAACCAGCAGCGCCTGGGAAACCACTGGGCCAGTGGAGGAACAGCAGGCACCAAGACAGTCAACAACCCGGGCACTGGGGGTAGCGGAAACGGAGCGGACCTGCTGTGGGGCGGCGTTCAGCAGTACTCAAGTTTATGGGGTCCCTCTAATGGAGAGGAGACCAGGGTCATGGGGAGCCCAATCCCAATCAACACATTGCTGCCTGGAGACCTGCTGAGTGGAGAGAACATGTAG